The Leishmania braziliensis MHOM/BR/75/M2904 complete genome, chromosome 10 genome contains a region encoding:
- a CDS encoding putative folate/biopterin transporter → MSRKDPAESRKSHVTPDTEAAAAAVPVAAVTENSGKYIHPEAASLFATCSWLRRVPIFGEAVEGYGPKVIVALGGCYLMCKGIADQILRGQTYAMMIDRYGIDVARYQRLSPISSMGWSIKAFTAMLCDGFAFLGYTKRWYMFVSCVAGGAFALIYGLLPAKESSANIACAFIFLSSWGKANVDILSQGHYSRLMRQNPQPGPAMVSWIWFWIMTGALVATIMNGPLADAGKPQISIFVSAALQMATCVFYVFNWYGEKKNRVLRSEDALYLLEETRRERARLGLESGTDGQAGAAAKGKRSPQHSDEDVDAAVPGGLHDSRALVQDDYYDDDSEAVADGEVYYGKPPVPCLLGLFEVNTEVISKNWRIFVYSAVMTCAVIAMLCANILADTLGLLMACVVVSTICCATSFWALPLVIAKANVFGYLEKAVTIRVSSPINAFYLNSYNCPGNLPNFSYSFYNTVAGVITSVVGMITVALFNFLFAKHSYRLTFIVTTIMQVLGGVFDIIMVKRWNLYIGIPDHAMYLWGDAVVGEIVYMLSFMPMIVLLSRLCPRGSESVVYALMAGFSNLGQTTAASLGAILMEYALPVFKRQDDGSRCNFDNLPLLLFVCNMCTPLLAIPLSMALLPRARICDDIDVDGRVVRQIVDRQAAAAGLCDSDSEKVAAAESSREGKRGDGGAGHTEEEQSVHVRTPRR, encoded by the coding sequence ATGTCCCGCAAGGATCCAGCTGAGAGCCGCAAGAGCCATGTCACGCCTGACACCgaggccgcagcagctgcggtgccggtggcggccGTCACGGAAAACAGCGGCAAGTACATCCACCCCGAGGCGGCGTCCCTGTTCGCCACGTGCTCGTGGCTGCGACGGGTGCCGATCTTTGGTGAGGCTGTCGAGGGCTACGGACCAAAGGTCATCGTCGCGCTCGGCGGGTGCTACCTCATGTGCAAGGGCATCGCAGATCAGATTCTGCGGGGCCAGACGTACGCCATGATGATTGATCGCTACGGCATCGACGTTGCCCGCTATCAGCGCCTGTCTCCGATTTCGTCAATGGGCTGGTCCATCAAGGCCTTCACCGCGATGCTCTGCGACGGCTTCGCCTTCCTCGGCTACACGAAGCGCTGGTACATGTTCGTGTCCTgcgtcgccggcggtgcCTTCGCGCTGATCTACGGCCTCCTTCCGGCAAAAGAGTCGTCGGCGAACATCGCGTGTGCGTTCATCTTCCTGTCGAGCTGGGGAAAGGCCAACGTGGACATCCTGTCCCAGGGCCACTACAGTCGCCTGATGCGCCAGAACCCGCAGCCCGGCCCGGCGATGGTGAGCTGGATTTGGTTCTGGATCATGACAGGCGCCCTGGTGGCAACCATCATGAACGGCCCGCTGGCGGATGCCGGCAAGCCGCAGATCAGCATCTTCGTGTCCGCCGCCCTGCAGATGGCCACCTGTGTGTTCTACGTGTTCAACTGGTacggggagaagaagaaccGCGTGCTGCGCTCCGAGGACGCGCTGTACCTTCTGGAGGAGACGCGCCGGGAGCGTGCGCGCCTGGGCCTCGAGTCGGGGACCGACGGCCAGGCGGGTGCGGCCgcgaaggggaagaggagcccGCAGCACTCGGATGAGGACGTGGACGCTGCCGTGCCGGGCGGCCTCCACGACAGCCGCGCGCTCGTGCAGGACGACTACTACGACGATGACAGCGAAGCGGTGGCCGACGGCGAGGTGTACTACGGCAAGCCGCCGGTGCCGTGCCTGCTCGGGCTGTTCGAGGTAAACACCGAGGTGATCTCCAAGAACTGGAGGATCTTCGTGTACAGCGCTGTCATGACGTGCGCCGTCATTGCGATGCTGTGCGCCAACATCCTGGCCGACACGCTGGGCCTGCTGATGGCGTGCGTCGTCGTGTCGACcatctgctgcgccacgtccTTCTGGGCCCTGCCACTGGTGATTGCCAAGGCGAACGTCTTCGGCTACCTTGAAAAGGCCGTCACCATCCGCGTGAGCAGCCCTATAAACGCCTTCTACCTGAACAGCTACAACTGCCCTGGCAACCTGCCCAACTTCAGCTACAGCTTCTACAACACCGTGGCCGGTGTCATCACCAGTGTCGTGGGCATGATTACCGTCGCGTTGTTTAACTTCCTGTTCGCGAAGCACAGCTACCGCCTGACCTTCATTGTGACGACCATCATGCAGGTTCTCGGTGGCGTATTCGACATCATCATGGTGAAGCGCTGGAACCTGTACATCGGCATCCCGGACCACGCCATGTACCTGTGGGGTGACGCTGTCGTGGGTGAGATCGTGTACATGCTTAGCTTTATGCCGATGattgtgctgctgtcgcgccTGTGCCCTCGCGGCTCGGAGAGCGTCGTGTACGCCCTGATGGCCGGCTTCTCTAATCTTGGCCAGACGACCGCTGCATCCCTCGGCGCCATCCTCATGGAGTACGCTCTGCCTGTATTCAAGAGGCAGGATGACGGCTCCAGGTGCAACTTTGACaacctgccgctgctgctgttcgtgTGCAACATGTGCACGCCGTTGCTGGCGATTCCGCTGAGCATGGCACTGCTCCCGAGGGCGCGCATCTGCGATGACATCGATGTGGACGGCAGGGTTGTGCGCCAGATTGTGGATAGgcaggcggcagctgcagggctGTGCGACTCTGACTCGGAaaaggtggcggcggccgagTCGTCCcgcgaggggaagaggggcgatGGCGGGGCGGGGCACACGGAGGAAGAACAGAGCgtacacgtgcgcacgccaAGGAGGTGA
- a CDS encoding putative folate/biopterin transporter — MMAKAQTHDGDLNEKSRFDHHKNAGAMAAKKTVHPEAASLFATCSWLRRVPIFGEAVEGYGPKVIVALGGCYFMCKGIADRVLTGQTYAMMIDRYGIDVARYQRLSPISSMGWSIKAFTAMLCDGFAFLGYTKRWYMFVSCVAGGAFALIYGLLPAKESSADVAAALIFLSSWGKANVDILSEGHYSRLMRQNPQPGPAMVSWIWFWIMTGALVATIMNGPLADAGKPQISIFVSAALQMATCVVYVFNWYGEKKNRVLRSEDALYLLEETRRERARLGLESGTDGQAGVAAKGKRSPQHSDEDVDAAVPDGLHDSRALVQDDYYDDDSEAVADGEVYYGKPPVPCLLGLFEVNTEVISKNWKIFVYSAVMTCAVIAMLCANILADTLGLLMACVVVSTICCCSSFWALPLVIAKANVFGYLQQAVYINIASPLMAFYLNSNHCPGNLPNFSYSFYNTVAGVIGNVAGLAGVTAFNYIFSKRSYRLTFCVTTFAQVLGGTTDIIMVKRWNLYIGIPDHAMYIWGAAVVSEVCYMLGYMPMVVLVSRLCPRGSESVVYALMAGFASLGHSTSASLGAILMEYALPVFKMQDDGSRCNFDNLPLLLFVCNVCAPPLVLPLSLLLPKGRICDDIDIDSKVVRKKVGEEVMAGEAGELSSPLPASAECAKATVAQDGHVKRMEI, encoded by the coding sequence ATGATGGCGAAAGCTCAGACCCACGATGGCGACCTTAATGAAAAGAGTCGCTTCGACCACCACAAAAACGCTGGGGCCATGGCAGCAAAGAAGACTGTTCACCCCGAGGCGGCGTCCCTGTTCGCCACGTGCTCGTGGCTGCGACGGGTGCCGATCTTTGGTGAGGCTGTCGAGGGCTACGGACCAAAGGTCATCGTCGCGCTCGGCGGGTGCTACTTCATGTGCAAGGGCATCGCAGATAGAGTCCTGACAGGCCAGACGTACGCCATGATGATTGATCGCTACGGCATCGACGTTGCCCGCTATCAGCGCCTGTCTCCGATTTCGTCAATGGGCTGGTCCATCAAGGCCTTCACCGCGATGCTCTGCGACGGCTTCGCCTTCCTCGGCTACACGAAGCGCTGGTACATGTTCGTGTCCTgcgtcgccggcggtgcCTTCGCGCTGATCTACGGCCTCCTTCCGGCAAAAGAGTCGTCGGCCGATGTAGCAGCCGCCCTCATCTTCCTGTCGAGCTGGGGCAAGGCCAACGTGGACATCCTGTCGGAGGGCCACTACAGTCGCCTGATGCGCCAGAACCCGCAGCCCGGCCCGGCGATGGTGAGCTGGATTTGGTTCTGGATCATGACAGGCGCCCTGGTGGCAACCATCATGAACGGCCCGCTGGCGGATGCCGGCAAGCCGCAGATCAGCATCTTCGTGTCCGCCGCCCTGCAGATGGCCACCTGTGTGGTCTACGTGTTCAACTGGTacggggagaagaagaaccGCGTGCTGCGCTCCGAGGACGCGCTGTACCTTCTGGAGGAGACGCGCCGGGAGCGTGCGCGCCTGGGCCTCGAGTCGGGGACCGACGGCCAGGCGGGTGTGGCCgcgaaggggaagaggagcccGCAGCACTCGGATGAGGACGTGGACGCTGCCGTGCCGGACGGCCTCCACGACAGCCGCGCGCTCGTGCAGGACGACTACTACGACGATGACAGCGAAGCGGTGGCCGACGGCGAGGTGTACTACGGCAAGCCGCCGGTGCCGTGCCTGCTCGGGCTGTTCGAGGTAAACACCGAGGTGATCTCCAAGAACTGGAAGATTTTCGTGTACAGCGCTGTCATGACGTGCGCCGTCATTGCGATGCTGTGCGCCAACATCCTGGCCGACACGCTGGGCCTGCTGATGGCGTGCGTCGTCGTGTCgaccatctgctgctgctcctccttctGGGCCCTGCCACTGGTGATTGCCAAGGCGAACGTCTTCGGCTATCTGCAGCAGGCTGTGTACATCAACATTGCGAGCCCACTTATGGCCTTCTACCTGAACAGCAACCACTGTCCTGGCAACCTGCCCAACTTCAGCTACAGCTTCTACAACACCGTGGCTGGTGTGATCGGCAACGTAGCTGGTCTGGCTGGTGTGACAGCCTTCAACTACATCTTCTCGAAGCGCAGTTACCGCCTGACGTTCTGCGTGACTACGTTTGCGCAGGTCTTGGGTGGTACGACGGACATCATCATGGTGAAGCGCTGGAACCTGTACATCGGTATCCCGGACCATGCGATGTACATCTGgggtgcggcggtggtgagcgaGGTCTGCTACATGCTTGGCTACATGCCGATGGTTGTGTTGGTGTCGCGCCTGTGCCCTCGCGGCTCGGAGAGCGTCGTGTACGCCCTGATGGCCGGCTTCGCGAGCCTCGGGCACTCTACCTCTGCATCCCTCGGCGCCATCCTCATGGAGTACGCTCTGCCTGTATTCAAGATGCAGGATGACGGCTCCAGGTGCAACTTTGACaacctgccgctgctgttgttcgTGTGCaatgtgtgtgcgcctccgctTGTGCTACCTCTGTCTCTGCTGCTACCAAAGGGGCGCATCTGCGATGACATCGACATCGACAGCAAAGTGGTGCGTAAGAAGgtgggcgaggaggtgatggCTGGCGAAGCGGGAGAGCTTTCGTCTCCACTGCCCGCCTCGGCTGAGTGTGCCAAGGCAACTGTGGCGCAGGATGGCCATGTAAAGCGGATGGAAATCTAA